In the genome of Taeniopygia guttata chromosome 4, bTaeGut7.mat, whole genome shotgun sequence, the window ACTGTGTGGGAAAAGCCCCATGGGCACAATTGTACCAACTGAGCTGACTGCTCTCTTGAGTAGAAACAAATGCAGGGATCTGCAGGAGGGCagcaaatacacacacacacatttcctgACATCCAAGAGAGAGATACCACAGTCCACACACCAAGCCTCAGCCAGCTtttgtggtttaaaaaaaaaaatcacagacaTCACCTGGTATCATTTTGATAGCTGTGTTCACTTCACGCCACTCATGAACCTTGTCAAACTTCCAGTCCAGGATGAAGTTCCCATTGTCTGTCACCACAGGGCCCTGGAAGCAAACCCAGTTGTCATGGCATGAACAAACATCCCAGCCAGGATTGTCACAGCCCTCACTGGGaccagctgtcccctctgcagTGGTTTAGAGTCATCATTCATGTAAATTTGGGCCATCCCCACAATAAACCTGTCAGTGAAACTATCACCAGCTCGAGACCCTTTttggctgccctgcagccccccaacacccccagagcagcaggtcAGACCCAGGCTGGcaatccctctgctccctgctgcaggatgcTTCTTTAGGAGTCTCAGCCAGAGAGGCTTTCAATGAGCAGCCTGAACACATAAATACACAATCCAGTAACCAAAGTGCAGTAAGGAGGAATCACACAGGATGTCACTTGTGGGAGGGAAAGCCCAGATTTCACCAGATGAAGGGGCAGACCTCTGGTCCTCCTTTTGCCCACGCTCAGGTGGGTGCCCAGgggaagcagggctggcagggacactcactgctTTGTTAACAGCCATCCGCAGCTCCACGACACCGCCGAATTTTTTGGTCAGGGCTCTGGTGACAGGGACATAAGCCATGGGGATGACCTCGATTGGAACTCCCTTCTTCCACTGCTCCCCAAGGCTGTCAGATTTTTTCCTGAGGGCAGAGTTTGAGGTGGGATTAGTGCTGGACATGACACTGCTGACACCATTAACACCACCCCAGGCCCCTGGCAAACCCGCAAACCCCTCAGGCACAAGGCTCAGGAGGACACGGGGTCAGTCCATGGTGCAGCAAGAGCCAGTTTAATGCACAATGCCCTACCCACTCAAAAGCCCTGTTTTGACGTGCTTTGGACAACCAGAACAGGAGTTGTTTTTCCACAACCCATGCCTGGAAAATTTATCCCATGCTGACAATCACTGGGCTCACAGAGCAGAACTGTCACTTCCCCACAAGCTCTGCTGACTCCCAAGCAGGCCTGCTGAgttgaaaattaagaaaaaaagataaattgaaTTGCTGAAATACTGAGAGCCAGGCTCATTTCCACCCACCCCTGCTCTCCTGTAACCATTGGAATGACAATAATGGCCCAACACAGCACCATCTGAAACCTCCCATGGAGGAGAAAGGTATTATGAACAGCAATATCTTCACCTGTAATCAGCAATAACAATGAAGCACTTTGCAAATCCTGCAACTATCTTCTCCTGTGTCAAGCAGCCActgcaagggggaaaaaaataaaaacaaaaccagaaaacatcAGACTGCTCCTCACTGTGCTAATGGCTTTGAAATCCAGTCCCCTCTAATACGTTCTCCCTAGTTTTGGTGCTACCATTGCCCCCCACCTTATCCCCATTGTCCCTGGCAGCCTTGGCCAGGAGCCATCTCCCACTGTGGgtgcacacacagccctgcacaggataccctccagcccagcccagagaCACCCAGAGCCACACAAGGAtgctcagtgtccccagcaccagcactgggacagacagacagacagacagacagacagacagacagacagacagcaaGGCTCACCCGCCACCTTTAATAAGGTTGAGGTCAGAGTCCACCTCATCTGCTCCATCAATGGCAACATCAAGCtgtgggaagaggagaaaatggatGTGCAAAGCCCTCCTGTGCAGCATCCAGGCCTTGCTCCTggtgcagctctggggctggagTGTCCCAGGCAGCAGTCACAAATGTCACCAGAGCTGGGACCACCTCGACCAGAGACAAGTGTCTGATGGGCCCAAAGAACACCCTGAGACCACCCAAGCCCCTCTAACATGAGGCAtgtgagaggaagaaaaacccaaaccacctgCTGGCCTGCAAGGCAGATCTCTTTAGCCTCTGGTGTTGTTTAAGGTGCAGCATGcaagattttcccaggaaaaatcttTGACAGCTCAGCAACATCCCTCTCTCAAGCCTCATCTTGGAAAAGATGCCCAAGCACCTGAAGCAACACAACCCTGCAGCTTTCTTGCCATCTAAAGGGACAAGAACTAAGAAAGAACTTGGGGGGAAAATAAACTAAACCTTTtcaaatcatagaatcattaaggttagaaaattcctttaagatcattgagtccagccaCTCAACAAACCCTGCCAGGTCCCCATGAAACCACATCCCTAAGCATCAAATCTACatgttttttgaacacttccagggatgctgattccaccactgccctgggcagcctgttccactACTTGACCAACTTTTCAGtgcagaaatttttcctaatatccaatctaaacctcctgtggcacaacttgaggctgtttcctgtTGTCCCAACTCAAGTTCTGCAGCATGGCTGTCCAAACTCAACCTCAGGGGAGGACTGAGGAGCCTGGATGCTTTCTGAATGACCAGGTGAGAGGAAAATCAGGTGAGATCTCACCTCTGTGGTCCCACTTACCTCTGGATTTCGGTCCAAGTCACTCAGTGCTAAGCCATTCTGCAGGATCAGCTGACGAGCCTGTGCACCAAGAAGACAACAAACACCATTTACAGtggcaggaaaggaaaacagattcTTGGtgtccttccctggctgcagcaagGATGGAGCCTCCCTGGGacagctcctctgctccacTCTGAGCTCgtggagaggctgcagcaggaacacACAGCAAGGAGAAAATTATGCTTCCACACCAGAGCAGTTTAACCAAAAGAAAATCCTGCAGCTGATTTTAACTAAAATGCTCAGGTGGTACAACAGAACTCCTGGGTTTGGGTGTCTCCATACTAAATAGCAGGAGGCCTTAAGAGCTTGGTGGGAATCACTTGTATCCAAGCACTGAAGCAGATATGGAATTTTTAAATCCTATGTTGTTTCAGCTTGGACATCATTCTCCCTTACACCCATCCAGCCCTTCTTATCTCCTTCACCTGAAAAATGGGaccaagaaaattaaatatttacacCACAGCAATGTGGAActaacagagaaaatattttttcatattggAAATAAGCTAAAAAGTAAATAACAAATGCGTAACTTGTGGGAAAAGTGTGGGAAGCTGCTGAAACTGCTGCTTGGTGGCTCTGATCTAGGTCTCCTGCAGTGGCTGTTTCCCTCTAGTGGCAACACAACACAGGGTACCCAGAGCTGCCCTTGGCTCAGTCCCTCAGCGTGAACAGGcaatcacagaattttttagCCAGGTTTACTAACATCAAGTCCAGCccttaacccagcactgcccaggccactgctaaaccatgtccccaagtgtcacatGTACATGGCTTCTacatccctccagggatggtgactccaccactgccctggacagcctgttcaGTTTCTTCACTttctcagtgaagaaattttccctaatatctgatctaaacctctcctggcacaacctagggccatttcctcttttcctgttatttgtttcttgggagaagagaccaaccctgACATGGCtgcccctcctgtcagggagctgtggagagTGAGAAGattccttttctccagctcctCATCACACCAGAGCCCTCCCCAGCTCCActccctcctctggacacactccagcccctcagtgcccTTCTTGTCATGAGGcacaaaactgaacacaggattcaAGGTGCTGCCTCACCGGTGCCCAGGAGAGAGggcaatccctgccctggtcctgctgccacaggccAGGTGCCCCTGGCctccttggccaccagggcacaccaTGGTTCATGttcccagcacccccaggtccttttctgctgggccCCAGCCTGGAGTTCTGCAGGaggttgttgtggccaaagtgcagaCCCAGCACCTGCCTTTGTTGAACCTCAGACCCTCGGCCTTAGTCCATCCACCCCCCTAGCCTGTCCAGATCCCCTGCAGaaccttcctgccctccagctgACTGACATTTCCACCCAACTTGGTGTCAACTGCAGACCCTCTAAGTGGTTGAATTTTCTATGTTACAAATCATCGTTTGAGTGAGATTCCCTCCTTGCACAGACTCTGCTCAAGTCCAAACTTGCTACCATGCTGCAGCTAGACCAAGAAACCCCAGTGCAATAGCGTGGATTCCCCTGAATTCTACCCACTAACACCAACAAAGTGCATCAGTCACAGGTACTGGCAACCCAGAAACATCAGAATTAGCAGGTGGCACTCCTGGCAATGAAGTAAGATTTGAATAGTTTATCATGGCATTTCACAGCATGCAGTCTCAACAcccatgggctgtggggccCTAAGGACTCCCACCAGTGGTAGGAATAAAAACCAGTGGGTTGGCATTCATCACATGGTGCCCACAAAAGGAGATTTCAGGGATCTGGGAAACTCAAAGCATTGAAAAACACTGTGCTGCACATGCAGGCCAGACCCTGAACAGGCTTAGAGTCAGCGGTGTGGCAAAGGGGTTGGCTTGGCTGTCTCCAGGCTCTGCTTGCAAGGCAATGGGAGCAGTGGGAATGAAAAGCAGAGCTCCCAGAACCGAGGGAAGAGGGGTGGGAGCTGCACAGCACTGGACAGGAGCAGTCCCACTCCGTGCTCTCGGCACACGTCCCGGTGAGAAGAGACAAGGCAAACGCCAGGGACACATACTTACCCTGCTCTAGCTTTTACTGATGGTGATGGATTAATGA includes:
- the RPIA gene encoding ribose-5-phosphate isomerase; this encodes MRLPGRLALLRSTPLAARPPGRVRAGRAAARRGFSRGRLGGTMAEEAKKRAAFAAVDKHVQNNQVLGIGSGSTIVHAVQRLAERVKEENLTIVCIPTSFQARQLILQNGLALSDLDRNPELDVAIDGADEVDSDLNLIKGGGGCLTQEKIVAGFAKCFIVIADYRKKSDSLGEQWKKGVPIEVIPMAYVPVTRALTKKFGGVVELRMAVNKAGPVVTDNGNFILDWKFDKVHEWREVNTAIKMIPGVVETGLFIDMAELVYFGMEDGSVSVREKQPC